The DNA segment GCCATCGGCGAACTATACAGGTCCGGAGAATCGGGCCTGGGTTCCGATCGAGGAAAGAAGCTGAAGATTTAGTTTTGAGTTTTTAGTGTTGAGTTTTGAGTTGAGGGAAGCGCTTTGCGCTGGTTGTTTTTAGTTCCCCCTCTCCCTGGCCCTCTCCCGCGAGGGGAGAGGGAATGCAGGGATCAGGGGGAAGTGGTAAACGGAAAGTTTGTTACTTCGACCAGACCAGAAGCTTTCGACCAACTCGGCAAGAGCGTCCCCTCTCCCCTCGCGGGAGAGGGCCAGGGAGAGGGGGCCCAAAAACTCGTGAGCACAGCGAACACCCCCACTCAAAACCAAAAACTCACAACTCAAAACTTCCCATCTCGCCCGCACACCAAACGAGACCCCAGATGAACACCCAATTCAGAAAACGACTGCCCAACACCGACCTGGACTACTTCGATACCCGCGAGGCAGTCGAGGCGATCCAGCCAGGCGCCTACGAGAAGCTTCCCTACACCTCGCGGGTCCTGGCGGAGCAACTCGTACGCCGCTGCGATCCAGGCCTGCTGACCGATGCCCTGAAGCAGCTCATCGAGCGCAAACGGGACCTGGACTTCCCCTGGTATCCGGCGCGGGTGGTCTGCCACGACATCCTGGGCCAGACCGCCCTGGTCGACCTGGCCGGTCTGCGCGACGCCATCGCCGACAAGGGGGGCGACCCGGCCAAGGTCAATCCGGTGGTGCCGACTCAGCTCATCGTCGACCACTCTCTGGCGGTGGAACACGCCGGTTTCGAAACCGATGCCTTTGAGAAGAACCGGGCCATCGAGGATCGCCGCAACGAGGACCGTTTCCACTTCATCGAGTGGACCAAGACCGCCTTCGACAACGTGGATGTGATCCCCGCCGGCAACGGCATCATGCACCAGATCAACCTGGAGAAGATGTCGCCGGTGATCCAGAACCGGGACGGCCTGGCCTTCCCCGACACCTGCGTCGGCACTGACAGCCACACCCCCCACATCGACGCCCTGGGGGTGATCGCCATCGGCGTCGGCGGTCTGGAGGCCGAGACCGTGATGCTCGGTCGTCCCACCATGATGCGTCTGCCGGAGATCGTCGGCGTCAAGCTCACCGGCCAGCGCCAGCCCGGCATCACCGCCACCGATATCGTGCTGGCATTGACCGAGTTCCTGCGTCGGGAACGGGTGGTCTCGGCCTATCTGGAGTTCTTCGGCGAGGGGGCAGAGAGCCTCACCCTCGGCGACCGCGCCACCATCGCCAACATGACCCCCGAGTTCGGCGCCTCCGCCGGGCTCTTCTATATCGACGCACACACCATCGACTACCTGAAGCTCACCGGCCGCACACCGGAACAGGTGGCGCTGGTGGAGAACTATGCCCGCACCAGCGGTCTCTGGGTCGATGCGCTGGAGCGCGCCGAGTATGAACGGGTGCTGGAGTTCGATCTGTCGGAGGTGGACCGCACCATGGCCGGCCCCTCCAACCCCCATCGCCGCCTGCCCACCAGCGATCTGCAGGAACGGGGCATAGCGGTGGACCTGGACAAGGCCCAGGCCGAAGAGCAGGCAGGGAAAATGCCAGACGGCGCGGTGATCATCGCCGCCATCACCAGCTGTACCAACACCTCCAACCCGCGCAACGTGGTGGCTGCCGGTCTGGTGGCGCGCAAGGCCAATGAGCTGGGCCTGCTGCGCAAGCCCTGGGTGAAGTCCTCCTTCGCCCCTGGCTCGAAAGTGGCCCGGCTCTATCTCGAAGAATCCGGCCTGCTGCCGGAGCTGGAGAAACTCGGCTTCGGCATCGTCGCCTACGCCTGCACCACCTGCAACGGTATGAGCGGCGCCCTCGATCCGAAGATACAGCAGGAGGTCATCGATCGCGACCTCTACGCCACCGCGGTGCTCTCCGGCAACCGTAACTTCGACGGCCGCATCCACCCCTATGCCAAACAGGCCTTCCTTGCTTCGCCGCCCCTGGTGGTGGCCTACGCTATCGCCGGCACCGTGCGTTTCGATATCGAGAAAGATGTCCTGGGACATGACAAGGCGGGTAATCCGATCACCCTCAAGGATATCTGGCCCAGTGACGAGGAGATCGACGCCATTGTCTCCCAGTCGGTCAAGCCGGAGCAGTTCATCCAGGTCTACCAGCCCATGTTCGACCTGGGCGACAGGGAACAGGCGGAGAGCCCGCTCTATGACTGGCGTCCCCAGAGCACCTACATCCGCCGGCCTCCCTACTGGGAGGGCGCCCTGGCGGGTCAGCGCAGTCTGAAGGGCATGCGTCCGCTGGCGGTACTGGGTGACAACATCACCACCGACCATCTGTCACCCTCGAATGCCATTCTAGCCAGCAGTGCGGCGGGAGAGTACCTGGCCAAGATGGGTCTGCCGGAAGAGGACTTCAACTCCTACGCCACCCATCGCGGCGATCATCTTACCGCCCAGCGCGCCACCTTCGCCAACCCCAAGCTGCTCAACGAAATGTGCCGGGACGACCAGGGCGAGGTGATCCAGGGCTCCCTGGCGAGACTGGAGCCGGAGGGCGAACCCATGCGCATGTGGGAGGCGATCGAGAGCTACATGCAGCGTAAACAGCCGCTGATCATCGTCGCCGGCGCCGACTACGGTCAGGGCTCGTCGCGGGACTGGGCCGCCAAGGGTGTGCGCCTGGCCGGGGTGGAGGCGATCCTGGCCGAAGGCTTCGAGCGCATCCACCGCACCAACCTGGTGGGTATGGGCGTGCTGCCGCTGGAGTTCAAGTGGGGCGAGAATCGCAACAGCTACAACATCGACGGCACCGAGACCTTCGACGTGGTGGGTGAGCCTACTCCACGGGCCGACCTGACCGTGGTCATGCACCGGCGCAACGGCGAGCGGGTGGAGATCCCGGTCACCTGTCGGCTGGATACCGCTGAGGAGGTGTCGGTCTATGGCGCCGGGGGTGTGTTGCAGCGGTTTGCGCAGGACTTTTTGGAGTCCAAGGGGGCTTGATGCGCTTCACCCCTTCTCCGGCTGTTTGTTCCCCCTCTCCCCCAGCCCCTCTCCCGCGAGGGGAGAGGGGGGAATATATTGCCGCACCGGTCCACCGGATGGTAAAGATGTCACACAATCAGGCTCACCTCACGGGAGGCCGACAGGACGTCCGCCTCCCCTCTCCCCTTGCGGGAGAGGGGCCGGGGGAGAGGGGGCATGAAACAGGCAAATGAGACATCATGAGTAAACCAACCATGACCCACAAACCCCAAATCAAGATCCCCGCCACCTACATGCGCGGCGGCACCAGCAAAGGGGTCTTCTTCAATCTGAACGACCTGCCGGAAGCGGCACAGGCCCCTGGAGAAGCCCGCGACAAACTCCTGCTGCGGGTCATCGGCAGCCCCGATCCCTACGCCAAACACACCGACGGCATGGGCGGCGCCACTTCAAGCACCAGCAAGACAGTGATCCTGGCCAAGAGCGACAGGCCCGATCACGACGTGGACTACCTCTTCGGCCAGGTAGCCATCGACAAGGCCTTCGTCGACTGGAGCGGCAACTGCGGCAACCTCACCGCCGCGGTCGGTTCCTTCGCCATTGCCAGCGGTCTGGTGGATGGGTCGCGTATCCCCGACAACGGCACTGCCGTGGTGCGCATCTGGCAGAAGAACATCGAGAAGTCCATTGTCGCCCATGTGCCCATCGCCGATGGGCAGGTACAGGAGACCGGCGACTTCGAACTCGACGGCGTCACCTTTCCCGCCGCCGAGGTGAAGATCGAATTCATCAGCCCGGTGGATCCCAGCGAGGCCATGTTCCCCACCGGCAATCTGGTGGATGAACTGGAGGTTCCAGGCATCGGCACCTTCAAAGCCACCATGATCAACGCCGGCATTCCCACCATCTTTCTCAACGCCGCCGACATCGGCTACACCGGCACAGAACTGCAGGAGGCGATCAACGAAGACCCGGCAGCCCTGGAGCGATTCGAGACCATCCGCGCCCATGGCGCCATCAGGATGGGGCTGATCGAGAAGGTTGAAGAAGCAGCGGCCCGCCAGCACACCCCCAAGGTGGCCTTCGTGGCGCCATCCGCCGATTACACTGCATCCAGCGGTAAGGCGATCGCAGCGGACGACATCGACCTCAATGTGCGCGCCCTCTCCATGGGCAAGCTACACCATGCCATGATGGGCACCGCCGCCGTCGCCATTGGCACCGCGGCGGCCATCCCCGGTACCCTGGTCAATCTGGCCGCCGGGGGCGGCGAGCGGGAATCGGTCACCTTCGGCCACCCCTCCGGCACTCTCAGGGTGGGCGCAGCAGCCTGCGAGCAGAACGGCAACTGGATCGTGGAGAAGGTGGTGATGAGCCGCAGCGCGCGCATCCTGATGGAGGGCTGGGTACGCATTCCGGGTGATGCGTATTAGTCTTCACCTGAAAGGATTAACCGCAAAGGAACGCAAATCACCGCCACCCTACTTTTCCATATTTTGATCACTGTTCGCCGTATGGAAGAGTGATTTCAGTACATCGGGATCTTCAGGCCGGCCCCCTGTCGCTTCAGCCAACGGGGGTTCTTTTCCGAACAGGGCCCCAATACGTCGAAACAGGGATTTCAGTGCCCGCCAGATCTTTGGCAGCAACCAGATCACCAGGGCGACGAAGAGCAGCAACATGATGATGAATGCCAGCGGATAGTGCAGTGCTGCCCAGAGACCACCGATGACGGCCAGATCTTCGGCAATAGAGGCGGTCCAGTTGGTGACCGGCTCCGGGGAGGTGTTGATCATCAGGCGGGTACCGGCCTTGGTAAAGTGGCTACCGGCCGCCATGGTGCCGCCCACCAATGCAGCGGCTAGTTCGGCTGCCTGGTTGACCTCGAATCCACTCGCGGCACCGGCTGCCAGCAAGGCGCCAGCGGGGATGCGCACGAAGGTATGCAGGGCATCCCAACCGCTGTCGACACCCGGTGTCTTATCAGCGAAAAACTCGATGAAATACATGATGCCCGCGATACCCATTACCAAAGGGTCGCTAAGTACCTCGAGTCCCGGGGGCAGGACCACATGACCTGTCATGCCCAGATAGCCCAATACCAGGATTGCGGCATAGAGGTTGATGCCGGCAGCCCATCCGGCGCCTAGGGTGAGTGCAAGGGTGTCGATAGTCTCCATAATCGCATTCCTGTTGAGTACTTCCACTAATGTGGAGACGATTGATCGGAATTTCTACTTATAGTTTGGTTTATCAGCCACTAAAAGCCCCTGAGTTCACAATTGTTTAGGTTTTCTTGCTTGGTGACTTTTTCTTTTATTAACCAAGCCTTATGATAGCCGTCTTAATATTGATTCACACTCTGGATCTCTGTGGGAGCTGCAACCCATTGAGTTCACGGTGGTTTGGCATGCAAAGATAGGTCTGCTTGAAATGATAAAGGTAGGTATTGTTGGTGGTACCGGGTACACCGGTGTTGAGTTGCTGCGGTTGCTGGTGGCACATCCTTCTTGTGAGCTCGTTGCCATAACCTCACGCGCAGAGTCAGGTAGAGCGGTTGCCGACCTGTTTCCGAATCTGCGTGGCCATACCGACCTCTCTTTTATCGAGCCGGATGCGGCGCAACTGCGGCAGTGCGATCTGGTCTTCTATGCCACACCAAATGGCGTTGCCATGACGCAGGTGCCTGAATTGCTGGCTGGAGGTGTCCGCGTCATCGATCTGGCTGCGGATT comes from the Candidatus Thiodiazotropha sp. CDECU1 genome and includes:
- the acnD gene encoding Fe/S-dependent 2-methylisocitrate dehydratase AcnD, whose product is MNTQFRKRLPNTDLDYFDTREAVEAIQPGAYEKLPYTSRVLAEQLVRRCDPGLLTDALKQLIERKRDLDFPWYPARVVCHDILGQTALVDLAGLRDAIADKGGDPAKVNPVVPTQLIVDHSLAVEHAGFETDAFEKNRAIEDRRNEDRFHFIEWTKTAFDNVDVIPAGNGIMHQINLEKMSPVIQNRDGLAFPDTCVGTDSHTPHIDALGVIAIGVGGLEAETVMLGRPTMMRLPEIVGVKLTGQRQPGITATDIVLALTEFLRRERVVSAYLEFFGEGAESLTLGDRATIANMTPEFGASAGLFYIDAHTIDYLKLTGRTPEQVALVENYARTSGLWVDALERAEYERVLEFDLSEVDRTMAGPSNPHRRLPTSDLQERGIAVDLDKAQAEEQAGKMPDGAVIIAAITSCTNTSNPRNVVAAGLVARKANELGLLRKPWVKSSFAPGSKVARLYLEESGLLPELEKLGFGIVAYACTTCNGMSGALDPKIQQEVIDRDLYATAVLSGNRNFDGRIHPYAKQAFLASPPLVVAYAIAGTVRFDIEKDVLGHDKAGNPITLKDIWPSDEEIDAIVSQSVKPEQFIQVYQPMFDLGDREQAESPLYDWRPQSTYIRRPPYWEGALAGQRSLKGMRPLAVLGDNITTDHLSPSNAILASSAAGEYLAKMGLPEEDFNSYATHRGDHLTAQRATFANPKLLNEMCRDDQGEVIQGSLARLEPEGEPMRMWEAIESYMQRKQPLIIVAGADYGQGSSRDWAAKGVRLAGVEAILAEGFERIHRTNLVGMGVLPLEFKWGENRNSYNIDGTETFDVVGEPTPRADLTVVMHRRNGERVEIPVTCRLDTAEEVSVYGAGGVLQRFAQDFLESKGA
- the prpF gene encoding 2-methylaconitate cis-trans isomerase PrpF; protein product: MTHKPQIKIPATYMRGGTSKGVFFNLNDLPEAAQAPGEARDKLLLRVIGSPDPYAKHTDGMGGATSSTSKTVILAKSDRPDHDVDYLFGQVAIDKAFVDWSGNCGNLTAAVGSFAIASGLVDGSRIPDNGTAVVRIWQKNIEKSIVAHVPIADGQVQETGDFELDGVTFPAAEVKIEFISPVDPSEAMFPTGNLVDELEVPGIGTFKATMINAGIPTIFLNAADIGYTGTELQEAINEDPAALERFETIRAHGAIRMGLIEKVEEAAARQHTPKVAFVAPSADYTASSGKAIAADDIDLNVRALSMGKLHHAMMGTAAVAIGTAAAIPGTLVNLAAGGGERESVTFGHPSGTLRVGAAACEQNGNWIVEKVVMSRSARILMEGWVRIPGDAY
- a CDS encoding DUF4126 domain-containing protein, with translation METIDTLALTLGAGWAAGINLYAAILVLGYLGMTGHVVLPPGLEVLSDPLVMGIAGIMYFIEFFADKTPGVDSGWDALHTFVRIPAGALLAAGAASGFEVNQAAELAAALVGGTMAAGSHFTKAGTRLMINTSPEPVTNWTASIAEDLAVIGGLWAALHYPLAFIIMLLLFVALVIWLLPKIWRALKSLFRRIGALFGKEPPLAEATGGRPEDPDVLKSLFHTANSDQNMEK